GGTGCGCACGCCCGTAGCCTCGTCGCGGGAGAACCTTCTGGTGGAGAAGCGGGAGTTCTATCTGGCCGAGTACGGCCCAGCGCGGGTGGTGGAGACCTCGCAGCCGCAGGGCAGCCTGGAGTCGGCCTACCGCAGCGCCTATGCCGACCAGCAGAGGAAGAAGACCCAGGAAGGACTGACCAACTACATGAAGTCGCAGTACCTGGCGGAGAAGCTGGACCGGCTGGAACGCAGCGATCCCCAGGACCTGGGCCGGCCGTTCGAGCTGGTGCTGGAAAGCAAGCAGGCCAAGCGCGGCTTCACCGACCTGGAGAGCGCAGTGGCGGCCATCCGGCTGGACACCTTGTTTCTCCGGCTTCCCGCTGAATTGCAGCGTAAAGAGAGCGAGGAGGAAAAGAAAGCGGGCACGGGCGGTACTCAGAAGAAGCGCACCGCGGACTATCAATTGCCGGTGGCCTTCGTGACCGAATGGGACTACACCATCGTGCCGCCGGCGGGCTTCCAGCCCAAGGCGCTGCCGGCGAATGCCCGCATCCCGCTGGGGCCGGCCCTGCTCACAGAGGAATTCCAAGCCGAGAACGACGGAGTCGTGCACGCGGTGATCCGCTTCGACACGGGGAAGCGGCGGATGACGGCGGCGGAGGCGGCGGCGATGCGCGACGGCATCGTGCAATTGCGGAACGGGGAAGCCTTGATGGTCGCCTTCGAGCCCGCCGGGCAGGCGCTACTGCGCCAGGGCAAGGCGCGGGAGGCCTTCCAGGCGTACCGGGCGCCGATCGCGCAATCCCCCAAGGCAGCGGTGCCGCACCTGCGCCTGGCCAAGGCCATGCTGGCCGCGGGCATGGGAGAAGCGGCGCGGGAAGAGGCGCGGCTGGCGGTGAAGCTGGAGCCCGATTCGGCGCTGGCGGAGAAGACGCTGGCCGTGGTCCTGGAATACGACCTGGTGGGGAGGCAGTTCCGCCCGGGCGGCGACCTGGCGGGAGCCGAGGCTGCCTTTCGAGCGGCTGAGAAGCTCGATCCTGACGACAAGGAGATCCCCGGCAACCTGGCCATCCTGCTGGAGTACAACCCGGAGGGAACGCGCTACGGGCCCGGGGCGAAGCTGAAGGACGCAGTGGCGACCTACCGCAGCCTTACCTCGGAGCAGATGGAGAAGCTGGGGATAAGGAACAATCTTGCTTTCGCGCTGTTCTATGCCGGGGAGTTTGCCGAGGCGCGCCAGAACGCCGAGAACCTGAACCCGCAGCCCAACGCGCTGATCACGGCCTGCGAGGCCGCGCTGCACGGGTCCGAGGCAGGTCTGGCGGAGGCCAACAAGCGGGGGCAGGGAGAAGCGGGATTCAAGGCGATCGCCAAGGCGGCGGGCGACATGCTGATGAACCTGCGCCTGTACCCGCCGGCGGCCGACCTGATGGAGGCGGGGGCCTCGGGGGAAAACGCCTCGGCCACCGTGGGGCTGGCCGCGATGCTGCGCAAGGCGCATCCGCACGAGCAATTGCACTTCGACAACGACCCTGCCGGGCTGGTCCTGCGGATGTTCTTGTCTTACACCGACCCCACGTTCAGCCTGGAGACGATGAAGAGCTACGCCAGCCGCAACGCGCTGGCGGTCCTGCAGCGCACCGATCCGGAGGAGCTGGACAAGGAGGTGGCGGACTCGCGCAAGACGCGGCGTGAGTTCGCCCAAAGCAGCATACCGACGGACGTGATGATCGACATCGCCATGCAGTTGCTGCAGCCCAAGGTGGAGGGCAACGATGCTACCGGCTACCTGGTCGACCTGCAGATTCCCGGCCAGGAAACGGGAGGCGTCTTCGTGGTGAAGGAAGAGGGCAGGTACAAGCTGCTGGATTCCACCGACAAGCCGAACGCCGTCGGGCTGGCGGTTCTGGACCGGGTGGCGGCGGGCGACCTGGCGGGGGCGCGGGTGCTGCTGGACTGGCTGCGCGACCGAAAACACCTGGCCGGAGGCGACGATCCGCTGGCCGGGGCGGCCTTTCCACGGATGTGGACCAAGGGAAAGGACGCTGGTGCCGAACAGATGAGGCTGGCGGCGGCCGCCATCCTGGTGGAGACCAAGCCGACTGCGGCGCAGGGCGTGGCCATCCTGGAGACTGCCCGGAGTTCGGCCAAGAGCGACGCCGACAAGCTGGCCATCTCGCTGGCGCTGCTGGAGGGCTACGACAACCTGGACGGGCAGGAGGAGAAGGCGCTGGCTATCGTCACCGAGCTGGCGCGCCAGTACCCGGAGTCGAAGCGGGCGTTCCAGGAGCTCACGACGGTGCTGAGCCGCCTGGGGCGCTTCCGGGAGGCGGAGGCGGCCGCGCAGGAGCGCCTGCGGCGCATGCCGGACGACCTGGAAGCGATGCGGGCGCAGGTGAGGACGGCGGTGGCGCGCGAGGACTATGGCGCCGCGCACCGCCTAGCGCAGAAGATCGTGGACGCGGGCAA
This sequence is a window from Terriglobales bacterium. Protein-coding genes within it:
- a CDS encoding DUF3857 domain-containing protein, translating into MSNPRKALTLRLAVGFTFTALLLGRLSAGTQPAAPASGHFSADPAALYQSAMATPAPAGADVVVLEDEDTYVFDAQGRRVHTQYVVFRVLTQKGAENWADYSAPWEPWHEERPVLRARVITPDHAVHELDAKTVTDKPAKEDDDQVYSDRRTVQAPLPAMAPGSVVEEESVSKESAPFFGAGTVGRSFFGRGVPVQHTRLVLDAPASLPLRYALELLPEAKPERREAEGRVQVVFDHGPIPAQEDAEPYLPSEQPAFPRVNFSTGSSWRQVAEEYGKVVDARIAGAEVKALVSKLVAGKHIRQEKAEALLQYLDKEVRYTGVEFGEAAIVPRTPAETLKQKYGDCKDKAVLLVALLRAADVPAYVALLNVGTRQDVPADLPGLGLFDHAIVYAPGEPELWIDVTDEYARLGELPDSDQGRLALVARAGTAGLVRTPVASSRENLLVEKREFYLAEYGPARVVETSQPQGSLESAYRSAYADQQRKKTQEGLTNYMKSQYLAEKLDRLERSDPQDLGRPFELVLESKQAKRGFTDLESAVAAIRLDTLFLRLPAELQRKESEEEKKAGTGGTQKKRTADYQLPVAFVTEWDYTIVPPAGFQPKALPANARIPLGPALLTEEFQAENDGVVHAVIRFDTGKRRMTAAEAAAMRDGIVQLRNGEALMVAFEPAGQALLRQGKAREAFQAYRAPIAQSPKAAVPHLRLAKAMLAAGMGEAAREEARLAVKLEPDSALAEKTLAVVLEYDLVGRQFRPGGDLAGAEAAFRAAEKLDPDDKEIPGNLAILLEYNPEGTRYGPGAKLKDAVATYRSLTSEQMEKLGIRNNLAFALFYAGEFAEARQNAENLNPQPNALITACEAALHGSEAGLAEANKRGQGEAGFKAIAKAAGDMLMNLRLYPPAADLMEAGASGENASATVGLAAMLRKAHPHEQLHFDNDPAGLVLRMFLSYTDPTFSLETMKSYASRNALAVLQRTDPEELDKEVADSRKTRREFAQSSIPTDVMIDIAMQLLQPKVEGNDATGYLVDLQIPGQETGGVFVVKEEGRYKLLDSTDKPNAVGLAVLDRVAAGDLAGARVLLDWLRDRKHLAGGDDPLAGAAFPRMWTKGKDAGAEQMRLAAAAILVETKPTAAQGVAILETARSSAKSDADKLAISLALLEGYDNLDGQEEKALAIVTELARQYPESKRAFQELTTVLSRLGRFREAEAAAQERLRRMPDDLEAMRAQVRTAVAREDYGAAHRLAQKIVDAGKAEAGDLNALAWYSLFTGTTGPADLEAAVRAERSDQKNASILHTLGCVYAEVGKTKEAREVLVQAMDLLNLDEPDPNYWYAFGRIAEQYGEYQVAAADYAKVTRPKRAMEIPDSSYRLAQMRLKILQGAGKN